The following is a genomic window from Neisseria zalophi.
ATTACCCACGACCCGGCCGACACCGAAATAGCCGATGAAGTTTGGCGCATGGAAAACGGGCGGCTATCGCCCTCAAAAGCTTAAAAAGATTAAAGGCCGTCTGAAAATATTTTCAGACGGCCTTTGATTGGATCTTGAATTAAAAAACCTTACCCATTTCGATAAACATACGGTTTTTCTTATGGTTATAGTAAACATCATTACTTGAAGTACGGCTGTGGCTGAATGTTAAACGCGGTGTGATGCCGTAGAAATGAAGTGCCCGATGCCATAACGATACAGAAGTATACAACTCTTTATCGCTACGTCGTTCGCCTTGGCTGAAAAAGCTCGGCGTCTGATACAGGCGTCTGGCTGCGCCAACCTGCACACGGCTAGACAAACCGCCGTTCCATTCCTGACCCCAACCTACCCGCAAACCGTAGCGGTTGAAATTATCGGAACGGTCTTCTTTATTGCGGTCTTGATAAAAGTCGGTACCGATTAACCAGTTTTGGCGCGCATTCGGATAATAAACCAATGCCCCGCTGTATAAACGGTTATTGATATCGGAACGTACACGCCGTTTATTTTTCAGACGGCCTGCTTCAAACGCCGTCAGGCTTTGCAGATTCGGCTTAATCCAGCGGTTCCAATAAATCCGCGCACCATTGCTATAACTATAAGCATGATTGCCATAAAAACGACGCTCGTGAAACGGCGTAATACCGATATCGTTGCGTTGGTCGGCATAGCCAAAACCGGCTGAAAGGCGTGCGGTCGAATCATTATAGCGCGAATAAGAACGGTATATTTTACCGTATAGATCCGCCCCGGCTTTGGCATAAAAACCTTTATTTAACGACCATTTCTTTTCTGCACCCGCCTGATAGCTGATGCCGGTTGCATCTATCGGCTTATCAAATGTCCAACCTTGGAAACAATCGCTGCCGGGGTAGATTTTCCGATAGTTTTCACACTCGGTGCCCTTCAGCTGCCTGCCGATACGTTGCTGCTCGGGTGCCTGATTGATATTTTGTTCACGCGCAATATTGATGCTGCCATAAAATTGCCACGCATCACGGCGGCGCAGAGCGGTACGGTAGCTTTCAATCAGCTGCAAAACTTCTTCGGGCAGCGCCTCCGCTCTCAAACGGTCGAACTGATCGGCCGCCGCCTCGTTTTGCTGGTCTTCAAACAACGCCTTAGCCATCTGCATACGAACAATAGACGAATCCGGCTGTTCGGCAATCAATTGGCGGTAAAGCTCAACCGCTTTGCCCGATTGGCCCTCAGCCTGCAAAACCAGTGCGCGGCCGAACATAGCCATTTCTTTATCGTGTTGCGGCCATTTTTCATAAATCGGCAGCAAAACCTTAATACCGGGTATGTTTTGAACCATCACTGCGGAATACATCGCTCTATTAAGTAAATCCGTATTGGCAAGCAGCGTTGCTTCATCTACTTCGAGCACTTTTTCCTGTGCAGTCGGTGCAGCAACAGCCGCTTTGTTTTTTTCTTGAAGTACCGGAGGTTTGGCCGTATTGAGGTTTAACTCCAATTCGGGCTTAGGTTGCACAGCTTCAGGGGCATCGGCGGCCACGGCAGAAATCAGCCAGCCGGCCAGCGAGAGGAAAAGTAATGTTTGTTTCATTAGAAATAAGCAGATAGCGTTAGATTTTAATCGGTATAAGCATTAAAAATATCCGTACCATCGCGATACGGATACAGCTTGTTGAGAATTATTTGTATTTTATCACAGAAAACGTTTATTAACAGTATTTAACTATATAAAACTGAAAAAATGAATCGGCCGTCTGAAAAATATCCCGCCCTATACAGCAAAATGCCGCTGCACATCCGCCAAAACCGTTGCCAACATATCGCCCTGATAAGGATCAATACAGCGATCTACCGAAAGTTTACGCAACCATGTCAACTGGCGTTTGGCCAACTGGCGCGTGGCGGCAATGCCTTTTTCCACAAAAGTTTCATAATCATAAAGGCCGTCTGAATACTCCCAAGCCTGACGGTAGCCGACACAACGCATAGACGGCGTATCCAAACCCAACCCCGGGTATATTTGTTTCAGACGGCCCATTTCCTCTAAAAAGCCCTGCGCCAACATATCGCGGAAACGCCGTCCTATTTGGGCATGCAATAACGCGCGGTCTTCCGGAATCAAGGCAACAGTATATAAATCCAACAACGGCTCACGGTTTTTGGCTTCGGCAAAATGGCTGCTCAAAGGCTTGCCCGTCAGCATAAACACTTCCAAAGCCCGTTCGATACGCTGGCTGTCGGCAGGCTCCAAACGCGCGGCAGTGAGCGGATCCACGGTTTTCAGACGGCCATATAAATGCGCCAAGCCGTGCTTTTCCTTTTCCGCCTGCAAAGCAAGGCGCACATCCGCATCCGCTTCGGGCAACTGGTTCAGCCCTTCGGTGAGCGCATGAAAATACATCATCGTCCCGCCGACAATCAAAGGCAATCGACCACGCGCACGGATAGCGTGCACCAACCCGACACAATCACGGACAAAATCAGCAGCGCTATACGTTTGCAAAGGCGAAATAATATCAATCAAATGATGCGGCACCGCCGCCCGCTCCGCCGCCGACGGCTTGGCCGTACCGATATCCATATCGCGATACACCAGCGCAGAATCCAAACTGATAATTTCAACAGGCTGATGTTCGGCTATTTTTAAAGCCAAACCCGTTTTACCGCTGGCCGTCGGGCCGAGAATTGCCAGAGTTTTAGGAAGAGAAGTCATTGGGGGATATTGATTGGAGAAAAGAGGCGATTATAACAAACAGTGAATCATTAGAAATATGAATCTTTAAAAGGGCTGAATAATACCAAAGGCCGTCTGAACCCCTTTCAGACGGCCTTTCCAACACTCAACCCAATCACTTCCCCTGCAATTTCCGCAAAACGGTTTTCACGGTCTGAATGCGGGTTTCTATATTGTCCATCACCGCGCTGACTCTGAGCTTATCGGCGCCGGCCAAGCGGTAATTTTTATTGCTTTGCATCAGCATAATAATATCGGCGGGGTCGATTTGGTTGTTTTTGCCAAAGGTAAACGTGGCGGCTTCGGCGGTGGCGTCTATGGCGTCAATGCCCATTTCTTTGGCAATCAGGCGGATGCGGTGGCTTTCGATCAGGGTTTTAACCGGCTGTTCGGGCAGGCCGAAGCGGTCGACCAGTTCTTCATGTACGGCGTTGATATCCTGCTCGGTTTCGCAGGTAGCCAAGCGTTTGTAGAGCACTAAGCGTTCGTGGATATCGGGGCAGTAGTCTTCGGGCAGTAGTGCGGGGCTATGTAGTTTGATTTCGGTGGTGACACCCAAGGGCGCGTCTAAATCGGGTTGGCGGCCTTTTTTGAGGTCGCGCACGGCTTGCTTGAGCATTTCGGTGTAGAGGCTGAAGCCGACCTGCATCATTTCACCGCTTTGGCCTTCGCCGAGTATTTCGCCGGCGCCGCGTATTTCAAGGTCTTGCATGGCGAGGGTGAAGCCTGCACCCAATTCGTCGGCGGCGGCAATGGCATCCAGCCGTTTTTCGGCGTCTTTGCTGATGTATTCGGGAGTGAGCAGGTAGGCGTAGGCTTGGTGGTGGCTGCGCCCTACCCGGCCGCGTAGTTGGTGCAGTTGGGCAATGCCGAATTTATCGGCGCGGTTGATAATGATGGTGTTGGCATTGGGGATGTCGATACCGGTTTCGATAATGGTGGAACACAATAATACGTTGAAACGCTGTTGCAAAAAGTCGCGCATCACCTGCTCGAGTTCGCGCTCGCGCAATTGGCCGTGGGCAACGGCAATGCGGGCTTCGGGCAACAGGGTTTCCAGCCGTTCGCGCATGTTTTCGATAGTGTCGACTTCGTTATGCAGAAAGAAAACCTGCCCGCCGCGTTTGAGTTCGCGCAAAACGGCTTCGCGTACGCTGGCTTCGCTAAAGGGTTTGACAAAGGTTTTTACGGCCAAGCGGCGGCTGGGGGCGGTGGTAATCAGCGAGAAATCGCGCAGCCCTTCCAATGCCATGCTGAGGGTGCGCGGAATCGGGGTGGCGGTGAGGGTGAGAATATCGACATTGGCGCGCAGGCGTTTGAGCTGCTCTTTTTGGCGCACGCCGAAGCGGTGTTCTTCGTCGATAATTACTAGGCCTAAGTTTTTGAAAACAATATCGTCTTGAACCAGTTTGTGCGTACCGATAACGATATCGACGGTGCCGTCGGCCATGCCCGCTAAAGTAGCTTTGGTTTGTTTGCTGCTGTTGAAACGGGAAAGCGAGGCGACTTTCACCGGAAAATCGGCGAAGCGGTCGCTGAAGTTTTTATCGTGTTGCTCGACCAATAAGGTGGTCGGGGCAAGTACGGCCACTTGTTTGCCGCCCATCACGGCTACGAAAGCGGCGCGTAATGCCACTTCGGTTTTGCCGAAGCCGACATCGCCGCACACCAGCCTGTCCATCGGTTTGCCTTGGGTAAGGTCTTTTAAAACGGCGGCAATGGCAGCGGCCTGATCTTCGGTTTCTTCATAGCCGAAGCCGTCTGAAAAGGCTTGATAGTCGATTTCGTTGAGTGGGAATTTAAAGCCTTCTTGGGCGGCGCGTTGGGCGTATAAATTCAGCAATTCGGCGGCGGTATCGCGGGCTTTTTCGGCGGCTTTGCGTTTGGCTTTGTTCCAAGCGGCGGTGCCCAGCCGGTGTAGCTGCACGTTTTCATGAGCATGGCCGGAATAGCGGCTGATGAGGTGTAGCTGCGAAACCGGCACATAAAGCTGGGCTTCGTTGGCGTATTCGAGCAGCATCATTTCGTTTTCGCCCTCGCCCAAATCCATATTCACCAAGCCCATATAGCGGCCGATACCGTGTTCTTCGTGAACAACGGGGTCGCCGATATTGATTTCGGCCAAGTCGCGCAACAGGCCGTCTGAAACGGCGGCATGTTTGCGGCGGCGCACATTGCGGCTGCGGGCAACGTATTGATAGAGGTCGGATTCGGTAATCACGGCCAGCGGGGGTTGGTCGGGCAGTTGGAAGCCATAGGCCAGCGGGGTTACGGTAATGGCCAACGCTACGCCGCTGTCGAGAAATGCCTGCCAGCCGTCTACGCTTTGCGGTTTGAGGCCGTGCTGGGCGAAAAAGCCGAGCATGGTTTCGCGGCGGCCGGCACTTTCGGCACACAATAAAACCTGCCCGTTAAAGGCCGTCTGAAAATGCTTTAAAGCGGCCAGCGGGGTTTCCGACTGGCGGTTAACGGCCACATCGGGCAATTGATGTTCGGGTGCGCTAAAGTCGGGCAATATCTGCGGATAAAGTTTCAGACGGCCTGCAAACTGGTCTTCACTGAGATACAAATGCCGTGGATGCAAAGGCGGGTAGGTTTCGTCGCCCTGCGCCATCTGAAAACGGGTTTTGACATCGCCCCAAAAGCGCGAAGCTTCGGCATACACATCGCCGACAAAAACCAATAATGCGTCTTCGCCGATATAGTCGAACAAGGTGGCCAATTCGTTTTCAAAAAACAACGGCAGATAATATTCGACACCGGCACCGTAATGGCCGCTGCTTACGGCTTTATAAACGGCGGCGGCATTGTAGTCGGCATCGATTTCTTCGCGGAAACGGGCGCGGAATATTTTTTGCGCGTCGTCATCGGAAGGAAATTCATGTGCGGGCAGCAGGCGGATTTCTGAAATCGGCGCCAGCGTGCGTTGGCTGTCGGGGTCGAATGTTTTGATGCTGTCGATTTCGTCGCCGAATAAATCCAAGCGGTACGGCAGTTCGCTGCCCATCGGAAAAATATCCAAAATACCGCCGCGCATGGCAAATTCACCGGCGGCAATCACATTGGAAACATTGCTGTATCCGGCTTCAACCAGATTTTCTCGCAAGGCTTCGATATCGAGTGTTTGCCCGGTTTTCAGCCAAAATGTGCGCCCGAGCAAAAACGATACCGGCGCCAGCTTCTGCATGGCGGTGGATACCGGCACAATCAAAACATCAGCCTGCCCGTTTTTCACCTGCCATAAAGCCGAAAGCCGCTCGGATACCAAATCGTGATGCGGTGAAAACCGTTCGTAAGGCAGCGTTTCCCAATCGGGCAGGAATACGGCGTTATCTTGCGGGCGGAAAAACTGCCAAGCGGTATGCAGGCGCAATGCCTGTTCTACGTCTTGGGTAAGGATGACCTTCAGTTTTTTTTCCGGCAGATATTGTGCCAACGCCCACGGCAGGCTGCCGCGGGAAAGGCCGTTCCAATGGGATTTTTGAGCGGGGGCGGGAATGGAATAAGTCATGGCAATAGCAAGGGAATCAGGCCGTCTGAAAATAAGGTTTTCAAACATTTTCAGACGGCCTGAATAAATTGAAAACGGTAGATTCTATCATGTATCACCGGCAAATCTAACCGGCATTGGGGGAGCCATAAAATATATGACAAATAAAAAACACACCGATGTAGGGGCGGATATTTAATCCGCCCCTACATGTATGCAATCCGCCCATTCATAAATCAGGCCGTCTGAAATATTGATTCAGACGGCCTGTTATCCCGTTATAGGGCAAACACCCTAAAAATTAATTACTCAATACATCCACGCCTTTGGGCGGGGTAAAGCTAAAGGCGCTGCGGGAAAGTTTGGGCTGCATATTCAAATTGCTGAAGCGGATGGTGGTTTCATTGCCGAATCCGTCTTTCAGCTGCATGGCGGCTAAGGCTTCGCCTTTGAAACCGATGCGGATATATTGATATCCGGCATTGTTTTTCTTGGGCGTGGCGCGTACATAATCAATGCCGCCGGCCGAGCCGTCTTCTTTTAGGGTGTAGCTGCTGTCAAGTGCCGATTTGTTCGACAAAATAGCGGCCGGGCTGTCGCCGATGGTTTGATCTTGTGAAGATTTGGTTACCTGTGCCAAATCAACGTCGTAAAGCCAAATGGTTTTGCCGTCGCCGACAATGGTTTGTTTGTAGGGTTTGGTGTATTGCCATTTAAACAAGCCAGGGCGCAAAATTTGGAAAGAGCCGCTGGTGGTTTGGGTTTTCTTTTTGTTTTTTACGGTTTGGGTAAAGCTACCACTAATGCCGTCGGCATCGGTGTTGAATTTTTTCAGCGCATCAATCGCACCTGCTTGGGCACTGCCGATACCCAAAGCAAACAGGGTGGCGAAAGCGGGGAATAAAATCTTCTTTTGTGTCATAAAAATGTTCCTTTTTCGGAAATAAATTCGTCTGCTGTGTGCAGAACGGCAAGGGCTATATTAAGCCTTTTTGCTGAAAATACAATACTTTGAGTTTTTTTGAAATTATTATGGCTTGTGTGTAAAGGCCGTCTGAATGCCTAAACGCTTATGAACAAGGGTAAAATCACGGCTTGCTTAACCTGAATTTAAACCTTGTTTACCCGTAAAATGTATCACATGAATACAACACAATCCGTTTACCCCGCACTTTTATCGGCCTTACAGGCAAGCAGCCCCGAAGAAAAATGCCGCCAAACCGCCCTGATTTTTTCCGGTTTTTCAGACGGCCTTTTCGATAACCGGCCGTCTGAAAAACCGCTCGATTTCCGCGAAGCCGGCCGCCCCGCCAAACCCGAACTCGTACCCTCCCGCGCCGTACGCGCCCGCAAAATGAATACGCCGGAAGGCTACGCCGCCATGCTGCATGCCATCTGCCATATTGAATTCAACGCCATCAATCTGGCTTTGGATGCGGCCTACCGCTTCCGCAACCTGCCCACTGCCTTCACGGGCGATTGGATTCGCATCGCCAAAGAAGAAGCCTATCATTTCCAACTGATGCGCGGCCGTTTGCAGGCATACGGCTTTGATTACGGCGATTTCGAAGCGCATAACCATTTATGGGACATGGCCTATAAAACCGCTTTCGATCCGCTGTTGCGCATGGCTTTGGTGCCGCGCGTATTGGAAGCCCGCGGTTTGGACGTTACCCCCGCCATACGCGCAAAAGTTGCCCAAAAAGGCGATTTGGCAACCTGCGATGTGCT
Proteins encoded in this region:
- a CDS encoding surface lipoprotein assembly modifier; the encoded protein is MKQTLLFLSLAGWLISAVAADAPEAVQPKPELELNLNTAKPPVLQEKNKAAVAAPTAQEKVLEVDEATLLANTDLLNRAMYSAVMVQNIPGIKVLLPIYEKWPQHDKEMAMFGRALVLQAEGQSGKAVELYRQLIAEQPDSSIVRMQMAKALFEDQQNEAAADQFDRLRAEALPEEVLQLIESYRTALRRRDAWQFYGSINIAREQNINQAPEQQRIGRQLKGTECENYRKIYPGSDCFQGWTFDKPIDATGISYQAGAEKKWSLNKGFYAKAGADLYGKIYRSYSRYNDSTARLSAGFGYADQRNDIGITPFHERRFYGNHAYSYSNGARIYWNRWIKPNLQSLTAFEAGRLKNKRRVRSDINNRLYSGALVYYPNARQNWLIGTDFYQDRNKEDRSDNFNRYGLRVGWGQEWNGGLSSRVQVGAARRLYQTPSFFSQGERRSDKELYTSVSLWHRALHFYGITPRLTFSHSRTSSNDVYYNHKKNRMFIEMGKVF
- the miaA gene encoding tRNA (adenosine(37)-N6)-dimethylallyltransferase MiaA translates to MTSLPKTLAILGPTASGKTGLALKIAEHQPVEIISLDSALVYRDMDIGTAKPSAAERAAVPHHLIDIISPLQTYSAADFVRDCVGLVHAIRARGRLPLIVGGTMMYFHALTEGLNQLPEADADVRLALQAEKEKHGLAHLYGRLKTVDPLTAARLEPADSQRIERALEVFMLTGKPLSSHFAEAKNREPLLDLYTVALIPEDRALLHAQIGRRFRDMLAQGFLEEMGRLKQIYPGLGLDTPSMRCVGYRQAWEYSDGLYDYETFVEKGIAATRQLAKRQLTWLRKLSVDRCIDPYQGDMLATVLADVQRHFAV
- the mfd gene encoding transcription-repair coupling factor; the protein is MTYSIPAPAQKSHWNGLSRGSLPWALAQYLPEKKLKVILTQDVEQALRLHTAWQFFRPQDNAVFLPDWETLPYERFSPHHDLVSERLSALWQVKNGQADVLIVPVSTAMQKLAPVSFLLGRTFWLKTGQTLDIEALRENLVEAGYSNVSNVIAAGEFAMRGGILDIFPMGSELPYRLDLFGDEIDSIKTFDPDSQRTLAPISEIRLLPAHEFPSDDDAQKIFRARFREEIDADYNAAAVYKAVSSGHYGAGVEYYLPLFFENELATLFDYIGEDALLVFVGDVYAEASRFWGDVKTRFQMAQGDETYPPLHPRHLYLSEDQFAGRLKLYPQILPDFSAPEHQLPDVAVNRQSETPLAALKHFQTAFNGQVLLCAESAGRRETMLGFFAQHGLKPQSVDGWQAFLDSGVALAITVTPLAYGFQLPDQPPLAVITESDLYQYVARSRNVRRRKHAAVSDGLLRDLAEINIGDPVVHEEHGIGRYMGLVNMDLGEGENEMMLLEYANEAQLYVPVSQLHLISRYSGHAHENVQLHRLGTAAWNKAKRKAAEKARDTAAELLNLYAQRAAQEGFKFPLNEIDYQAFSDGFGYEETEDQAAAIAAVLKDLTQGKPMDRLVCGDVGFGKTEVALRAAFVAVMGGKQVAVLAPTTLLVEQHDKNFSDRFADFPVKVASLSRFNSSKQTKATLAGMADGTVDIVIGTHKLVQDDIVFKNLGLVIIDEEHRFGVRQKEQLKRLRANVDILTLTATPIPRTLSMALEGLRDFSLITTAPSRRLAVKTFVKPFSEASVREAVLRELKRGGQVFFLHNEVDTIENMRERLETLLPEARIAVAHGQLRERELEQVMRDFLQQRFNVLLCSTIIETGIDIPNANTIIINRADKFGIAQLHQLRGRVGRSHHQAYAYLLTPEYISKDAEKRLDAIAAADELGAGFTLAMQDLEIRGAGEILGEGQSGEMMQVGFSLYTEMLKQAVRDLKKGRQPDLDAPLGVTTEIKLHSPALLPEDYCPDIHERLVLYKRLATCETEQDINAVHEELVDRFGLPEQPVKTLIESHRIRLIAKEMGIDAIDATAEAATFTFGKNNQIDPADIIMLMQSNKNYRLAGADKLRVSAVMDNIETRIQTVKTVLRKLQGK
- the lolA gene encoding outer membrane lipoprotein chaperone LolA, producing the protein MTQKKILFPAFATLFALGIGSAQAGAIDALKKFNTDADGISGSFTQTVKNKKKTQTTSGSFQILRPGLFKWQYTKPYKQTIVGDGKTIWLYDVDLAQVTKSSQDQTIGDSPAAILSNKSALDSSYTLKEDGSAGGIDYVRATPKKNNAGYQYIRIGFKGEALAAMQLKDGFGNETTIRFSNLNMQPKLSRSAFSFTPPKGVDVLSN
- a CDS encoding ferritin-like domain-containing protein, which encodes MNTTQSVYPALLSALQASSPEEKCRQTALIFSGFSDGLFDNRPSEKPLDFREAGRPAKPELVPSRAVRARKMNTPEGYAAMLHAICHIEFNAINLALDAAYRFRNLPTAFTGDWIRIAKEEAYHFQLMRGRLQAYGFDYGDFEAHNHLWDMAYKTAFDPLLRMALVPRVLEARGLDVTPAIRAKVAQKGDLATCDVLDIIYRDEIGHVKTGNRWYQYLCAERGLEPTALFRNLVARYDLFIFRGYVNIEAREQAGFSRFELDMLEDFEQSLKAGV